In Haloplanus rubicundus, one DNA window encodes the following:
- a CDS encoding CARDB domain-containing protein, translating to MSRRRTALVALTLATIALALPTVAAPLTERATDPASANVTLTTENSANADYVTITDTGTLALDFTTSNPALAGDGLNPEARTYVADAFRIHYDGDAAATVWITSDAAGITFLADGAPVDAHADAVTLAPDESVAVGVVVDTEGAEPPESSEFTVRAQVADPDTGTDTATPSPESGIAATDPDEPATTRITSPTPTSRVLTLRDTTAGRSITLDLDRLVVARAGDGALTLDELSVVSDGGDLDLDVSVTPPDSAGALPADAGVRPLGAVRVVERRGAVERATLRFAVDRAYLEAAGYASEYLTVYRYDGHEWSERGVEVVGRTDERVFLETETPGFSTFVVAAAVPDLRVTSADLGSESITAGERTTVTAEVTNAGDASGARTIALTLDGDPVAERRVDLNPGESTTLSFRVDPSDAGTYAVRVGSADAGRLVVERPETNTGRDAEGPPGGAAASPPATPSTDDSPAGTPADAEPPIVEPAGGAPTETLWLVALVGVVVVLALVRRLRE from the coding sequence ATGTCACGACGCCGAACCGCCCTCGTCGCCCTCACGCTCGCGACGATAGCGCTCGCACTCCCCACCGTCGCAGCACCACTGACGGAACGGGCGACCGACCCCGCCTCCGCCAACGTCACCCTCACCACCGAAAACAGCGCCAACGCCGACTACGTCACCATCACCGACACCGGCACTCTCGCCCTCGATTTCACGACCTCGAACCCCGCCCTCGCTGGCGACGGTCTCAATCCCGAGGCCCGCACGTACGTCGCGGACGCCTTCCGCATCCACTACGACGGCGACGCCGCAGCGACGGTCTGGATCACGAGCGACGCCGCGGGGATCACGTTCCTCGCGGACGGCGCGCCGGTCGACGCCCACGCCGACGCCGTCACGCTGGCGCCGGACGAGTCGGTGGCCGTGGGCGTCGTCGTCGACACCGAAGGCGCCGAACCGCCCGAATCGAGCGAGTTCACCGTCCGCGCGCAGGTGGCCGATCCCGACACCGGCACCGATACGGCGACGCCCAGTCCCGAATCGGGGATCGCCGCGACCGATCCCGACGAACCGGCGACGACCCGAATCACGAGCCCGACCCCGACGAGCCGCGTCCTGACCCTCCGGGACACCACAGCCGGGCGCTCCATCACGCTCGATTTGGACCGCCTGGTCGTCGCCCGCGCCGGCGACGGCGCCCTGACGCTCGACGAACTGTCGGTCGTGAGTGACGGCGGGGACCTCGACCTCGACGTGAGCGTGACGCCGCCCGATTCGGCGGGCGCGCTCCCTGCGGACGCGGGCGTGCGTCCGCTCGGGGCCGTCCGCGTCGTGGAGCGTCGGGGGGCGGTCGAGCGAGCGACGCTCCGGTTCGCCGTCGACCGCGCGTATCTGGAGGCGGCCGGGTACGCCTCCGAGTACCTGACAGTCTACCGATACGATGGGCACGAGTGGTCCGAGCGCGGCGTCGAGGTGGTCGGCCGGACCGACGAGCGGGTGTTCCTCGAAACCGAGACGCCCGGCTTCTCGACGTTCGTCGTCGCCGCGGCGGTGCCCGACCTGCGGGTGACGAGCGCGGACCTCGGGTCGGAATCGATCACGGCCGGCGAGCGAACGACCGTGACGGCCGAGGTGACGAACGCGGGCGACGCGTCCGGGGCACGGACCATCGCCCTGACTCTCGACGGCGACCCGGTCGCGGAGCGGCGGGTCGACCTGAACCCCGGCGAATCGACGACGCTGTCGTTCCGGGTCGATCCGTCGGATGCGGGCACCTACGCGGTTCGGGTCGGGTCGGCCGACGCCGGACGGCTCGTCGTCGAGAGGCCGGAGACGAACACCGGACGCGACGCCGAGGGACCGCCGGGCGGCGCCGCGGCGTCGCCGCCCGCCACCCCGTCGACTGACGACTCGCCGGCCGGGACGCCGGCCGACGCGGAACCGCCGATCGTCGAACCGGCTGGTGGGGCGCCGACCGAGACGCTGTGGCTCGTCGCCCTCGTCGGGGTGGTGGTGGTGCTGGCGCTCGTCCGTCGGTTGCGGGAGTAG
- a CDS encoding DUF7344 domain-containing protein has product MSLARDDVYEVLSNRRRRFVIHYLQRNGPRAALGTLAEHVAAWEDGIDVEAVGSAARKNVYTSLQQFHLPKMEKLDLVIFHQRDGEVELTDVAADVDLYLEVVEGHDVPWSLYYLGVGALAGGVMLGHALDLPLLVGLGDVDLAVFTVIAIATMALIHTYYTRGMRLGTDGPPPEVER; this is encoded by the coding sequence ATGAGCTTGGCACGAGACGACGTATACGAGGTGTTGAGTAACCGACGACGGCGGTTCGTCATTCACTACCTGCAGCGGAACGGTCCGCGGGCGGCCCTGGGGACGCTCGCGGAGCACGTCGCCGCCTGGGAGGACGGCATCGACGTCGAGGCCGTGGGGTCGGCCGCGCGCAAGAACGTCTACACGTCGCTGCAGCAGTTCCACCTGCCGAAGATGGAGAAACTGGATCTGGTGATCTTCCACCAGCGCGACGGCGAGGTGGAACTCACCGACGTCGCCGCCGACGTCGACCTCTACCTGGAAGTCGTGGAGGGCCACGACGTGCCCTGGAGCCTCTACTACCTCGGAGTCGGGGCGCTCGCCGGGGGCGTGATGCTCGGCCACGCGCTCGACCTGCCGCTGCTCGTGGGGCTGGGCGACGTGGACCTGGCGGTGTTCACCGTCATCGCCATCGCCACGATGGCGCTGATCCACACCTACTACACCCGCGGGATGCGTCTCGGAACCGACGGGCCGCCACCCGAAGTCGAGCGATGA
- a CDS encoding alpha/beta hydrolase gives MTDRTPDLHPEAREILDRVDLPPTHALSVDGAREALRDLLVSDDPPDDDLTVRNLSIPGPDGPEAPLDVRAYTPLGTDDRPVLVYFHGGGWVRGDLDTHDGLCRLLADAANCVVVSVDYRRAPEHRFPIPVRDAYAATAWAAEHAEVVGGDPDRIAVGGDSAGGNLAAAVTLLARERDGPEVDHQVLLYPVTDYDLDTDSYHANAEGFLLSRASMRWYWARYLDDELDGANPYASPLRAPDLSGLPSATVVTAGYDPLHDEGAAYADRLREAGVEVTHADYPGMVHVFASFPDLERARDARETIAADLAAAFGR, from the coding sequence GTGACCGACCGCACACCCGATCTTCACCCCGAGGCGAGAGAGATACTCGACCGGGTCGACCTCCCGCCGACCCACGCGCTGTCGGTCGACGGCGCCCGGGAAGCGCTCCGTGACCTACTGGTCAGCGACGACCCGCCGGACGACGACCTGACGGTGCGCAATCTGTCGATTCCCGGCCCCGACGGGCCGGAGGCGCCCCTCGACGTGCGAGCGTACACGCCACTCGGCACCGACGACCGTCCCGTCCTCGTCTACTTCCACGGCGGCGGCTGGGTGCGCGGCGACCTCGACACCCACGACGGCCTGTGTCGCCTCCTCGCCGACGCCGCGAACTGCGTCGTCGTCTCGGTGGACTACCGGCGCGCGCCGGAACACCGCTTCCCGATCCCCGTTCGCGACGCCTACGCGGCGACGGCGTGGGCGGCCGAACACGCGGAGGTGGTCGGCGGCGACCCGGACCGAATCGCGGTCGGCGGCGACAGCGCGGGCGGGAACCTCGCCGCCGCGGTGACGCTTTTGGCCCGCGAGCGCGACGGGCCGGAGGTCGACCATCAGGTCCTGCTCTATCCGGTCACGGATTACGACCTCGACACCGACTCGTATCACGCGAACGCCGAGGGCTTCCTGCTCTCGCGGGCGAGCATGCGCTGGTACTGGGCGCGCTACCTCGACGACGAACTGGACGGCGCGAACCCCTACGCGTCGCCGCTTCGAGCGCCCGACCTCTCGGGGCTGCCGTCGGCGACGGTCGTCACCGCGGGCTACGACCCGCTCCACGACGAAGGTGCGGCGTACGCCGACCGACTGCGCGAGGCGGGCGTCGAAGTTACCCACGCGGACTATCCGGGGATGGTCCACGTATTCGCGTCGTTCCCGGACCTGGAGCGGGCACGGGACGCACGGGAGACGATTGCGGCCGATCTGGCGGCGGCGTTCGGCCGGTGA
- a CDS encoding DUF7113 family protein has protein sequence MLLIRGTGGDTTLTGTVYERGERAPSFQGAPDEDAAYVWVCDEFYEVESGGSTTRIDGEEKRIAFESPMPRGFDTREQAIEAAKEHLRTQFARVGVPESTVTVEIEKAEPIE, from the coding sequence ATGCTACTGATCCGCGGTACGGGCGGCGACACGACGCTCACCGGGACGGTTTACGAACGGGGTGAGCGCGCGCCGTCGTTCCAGGGCGCGCCCGACGAGGACGCCGCCTACGTGTGGGTCTGCGACGAGTTCTACGAGGTCGAAAGCGGCGGCTCGACCACGCGGATCGACGGCGAGGAGAAACGGATCGCGTTCGAGTCTCCGATGCCCCGCGGCTTCGACACGCGCGAACAGGCCATCGAGGCGGCGAAAGAGCACCTCCGAACCCAGTTCGCCCGCGTCGGCGTCCCGGAGTCGACGGTCACCGTCGAGATAGAGAAAGCGGAACCGATAGAGTAG
- a CDS encoding DNA double-strand break repair nuclease NurA, with protein MTLDPVHVEEVADLAGLLGRRVDDGDHDDLARTAFEEWLDPLRVDGRTVLDPLGERRLRAVAVDDVALVDTPYPTVHGLDSGTINPTTFKNGLVLDVAHAAMAADPSDLDLHRARSLVTTVHANDPTLSLGTDWVRRDEGYFRRKILHAPRVNRYAEGVVHALALYLAESSHALEHADVVSDCLLLDGPLYPKELLNWQDRDAELGALTTEAKPRAIVENYVRLVERMLDRDVALGGFVKNPSAKLITRALREKGVDAPWVDDTAFFTRLLEPSDDSDDTAGHRLTFTNWFRSRGGSDRTLAADGDALGVERRRDPADYEVTFFVVYDPREDLCYRVEAPAGLTRDADARDRLTRQILRDVAVSRGPPTVVERADALARIGVDEKAALRRKFEERLDSAFVRTYDDVRWDVEF; from the coding sequence ATGACACTCGATCCGGTCCACGTCGAGGAAGTCGCCGACCTCGCTGGACTGCTCGGTCGCCGCGTCGACGACGGCGACCACGACGACCTGGCGCGGACGGCGTTCGAGGAGTGGCTCGATCCCCTCCGGGTCGACGGGCGGACGGTCCTCGACCCCCTCGGGGAACGTCGCCTCCGCGCCGTCGCCGTCGACGACGTCGCCCTCGTCGACACCCCCTACCCGACCGTCCACGGCCTCGACTCGGGGACGATCAACCCGACCACGTTCAAGAACGGCCTCGTCCTCGACGTGGCTCACGCCGCGATGGCCGCCGACCCCTCCGATCTGGACCTCCATCGCGCCCGGAGTCTGGTGACGACGGTCCACGCCAACGACCCGACGCTCTCGCTCGGCACCGACTGGGTGCGCCGCGACGAGGGCTACTTCCGACGGAAGATTCTGCACGCCCCGCGCGTGAACCGCTACGCCGAGGGCGTCGTCCACGCCCTCGCGCTCTATCTCGCCGAGAGCTCTCACGCGCTCGAACACGCCGACGTCGTCTCCGACTGCCTGCTCCTCGACGGGCCCCTCTACCCGAAGGAACTCCTCAACTGGCAGGACCGGGACGCCGAACTCGGCGCGCTGACGACGGAGGCCAAACCCCGAGCCATCGTCGAGAACTACGTCCGCCTCGTCGAACGGATGCTGGACCGGGACGTGGCCCTCGGAGGTTTCGTCAAGAACCCCTCCGCGAAGCTGATCACGCGCGCCCTACGCGAGAAGGGCGTCGACGCGCCGTGGGTTGACGACACCGCGTTCTTCACGCGACTGCTCGAACCGAGCGACGACAGCGACGATACGGCAGGCCACCGCCTCACGTTTACCAACTGGTTTCGCTCCCGCGGCGGCTCGGATCGGACCCTCGCGGCCGACGGCGACGCCCTCGGCGTCGAGCGACGGCGCGACCCCGCCGACTACGAGGTCACCTTCTTCGTCGTCTACGACCCCCGCGAGGATCTGTGTTATCGCGTCGAAGCGCCGGCCGGCCTCACCCGCGACGCCGACGCGCGGGACCGCCTCACCCGGCAGATACTGCGGGACGTGGCCGTCTCGCGTGGCCCGCCGACGGTCGTCGAGCGTGCGGACGCGCTGGCACGCATCGGCGTCGACGAGAAGGCGGCGCTCCGACGGAAGTTCGAGGAGCGACTGGATTCGGCGTTCGTCCGCACGTACGACGACGTGCGGTGGGACGTGGAGTTCTGA
- a CDS encoding HAD family hydrolase, with the protein MDTAAVAFDLDDTLAVTRIDRATLLAEALRDVDAPQRSREAYLQAHAENLTARSREPVFERLFEDENVDAAAVAAAYRDRVNAALEPVPGVERMLADLRERYRLGLLTNGPVVAQRSKLEALGWVDAFDAALVTGELAAGKPEPAAFESLLAELGTDASETVFVGNDVTADVGGAVAAGIDAVQVCYPGGPSRDPDAFAHVERDELAAELPRILAAR; encoded by the coding sequence ATGGACACGGCCGCGGTGGCGTTCGACCTCGACGACACGCTCGCGGTCACGCGGATCGACCGAGCGACGCTCCTGGCGGAGGCGCTCCGCGACGTCGACGCCCCGCAGCGCTCGCGGGAGGCGTATCTGCAGGCCCACGCCGAGAACCTGACGGCCCGGAGCCGGGAGCCGGTGTTCGAGCGGCTGTTCGAGGACGAGAACGTCGACGCGGCCGCGGTGGCGGCGGCGTATCGCGACCGGGTGAACGCCGCGCTCGAACCGGTTCCGGGCGTCGAGCGGATGTTGGCCGACCTCCGCGAGCGCTATCGACTCGGCCTGCTGACCAACGGGCCGGTGGTAGCCCAGCGCTCGAAACTCGAGGCGCTGGGGTGGGTCGACGCGTTCGACGCCGCCCTCGTGACCGGCGAACTCGCGGCCGGCAAGCCCGAACCGGCGGCGTTCGAGTCGCTGCTGGCCGAACTCGGCACCGACGCGTCGGAGACGGTGTTCGTCGGCAACGACGTGACCGCCGACGTGGGGGGGGCGGTCGCCGCCGGCATCGACGCGGTGCAGGTGTGTTACCCCGGCGGCCCGTCCCGCGACCCCGACGCGTTCGCCCACGTGGAACGCGACGAACTCGCGGCCGAACTACCGCGGATTCTCGCGGCGCGTTAA
- a CDS encoding DUF2240 family protein, producing MSLEAAVAAPFRDRGRERLGEGEFVVALSLDRDWFTPDQAKRLVDVAAGRGLLSREGDDLVAEFDPAGVAVPDGFVPDESVLREQSTFERVLSALTDAGVEKQTAVAAINERQRELGVTIEAAAVLYARGRGVAVGDVAGRALAELED from the coding sequence ATGAGTCTCGAGGCTGCCGTGGCCGCGCCCTTCCGCGACCGGGGGCGCGAACGCCTCGGCGAGGGGGAGTTCGTGGTCGCGCTGTCGCTCGACCGCGACTGGTTCACGCCCGATCAGGCCAAACGCCTCGTCGACGTGGCCGCCGGCCGGGGCCTCCTCTCCCGTGAGGGCGACGATCTCGTCGCCGAGTTCGACCCCGCTGGCGTCGCCGTCCCCGACGGCTTCGTCCCCGACGAGTCCGTCCTCCGCGAGCAGTCCACCTTCGAGCGCGTTCTCTCGGCGCTGACCGACGCCGGCGTCGAGAAACAGACGGCCGTCGCCGCCATCAACGAACGCCAGCGGGAACTCGGCGTCACCATCGAGGCCGCGGCCGTCCTCTACGCCCGCGGCCGTGGCGTCGCCGTCGGCGACGTCGCCGGGCGTGCGCTGGCCGAACTCGAAGACTGA
- a CDS encoding 30S ribosomal protein S8e: MKDQGRSTRKRTGGRLRPFRNKKRYQLGRQPAETTVGEPRFQTVDARGNETKTRALATNVAHVAVDGETVEADIENVVDNPSNTNYARRNIITKGAILETSEGRARVTSRPGQSGQVNAVLVDE; this comes from the coding sequence ATGAAAGACCAGGGACGCTCCACGCGGAAGCGCACTGGGGGCCGCCTCCGGCCCTTCCGAAACAAGAAGCGGTACCAGCTCGGCCGCCAGCCGGCCGAGACGACGGTCGGCGAACCCCGATTCCAGACCGTCGACGCCCGCGGCAACGAGACGAAGACCCGGGCGCTCGCGACGAACGTCGCCCACGTCGCCGTCGACGGCGAGACGGTCGAAGCCGACATCGAGAACGTCGTCGACAACCCCTCGAACACCAACTACGCCCGCCGGAACATCATCACGAAAGGCGCCATCCTCGAGACGAGCGAGGGGCGCGCCCGCGTCACGTCCCGCCCGGGACAGAGCGGGCAGGTCAACGCGGTGCTGGTCGACGAGTAG
- a CDS encoding phosphate uptake regulator PhoU: MVETRKVQVTGGSTYTVSIPKDWATDNGVSAGSEVAFYPEGDSLFLTPRTGDERTEGTLDIGELAGEELIRAVMTMYVSGFDIIALESARITTDQRRTIRQATQSLVGLEVLEETRDRVVIRDLLDSSELSINNAVTRMRLIALSMLEDAVTALIDLDEDLARDVIQRDDDVDRLWMVVSRIFRATLRSPRAAEELGVSREVCFDYQSAARQLERVADHATKIAHLSLNFDEPLPEDVTEALGGLHADAANVIDVAMDALFLDGSDEATREANEARESVQGIDSHARSIDELLRELDPTRAQLLGLVVDSLSRSADYGGNIAETALQKAAPTP, from the coding sequence ATGGTCGAGACCCGAAAGGTGCAGGTGACCGGTGGATCGACGTACACCGTGTCGATCCCGAAAGACTGGGCGACCGACAACGGCGTGTCGGCGGGCAGCGAGGTGGCCTTCTATCCCGAGGGGGACTCCCTCTTTCTGACGCCACGAACCGGCGACGAGCGGACGGAAGGCACGCTCGACATCGGCGAACTCGCCGGGGAGGAACTCATTCGTGCCGTCATGACGATGTACGTCAGCGGATTCGACATCATCGCACTGGAGAGCGCGCGGATCACGACCGATCAGCGCCGCACGATCAGGCAGGCCACCCAGAGCCTCGTCGGCCTCGAAGTGCTCGAGGAGACCCGTGACAGGGTGGTCATCCGGGACCTGCTCGACTCCTCCGAACTCTCGATCAACAACGCCGTCACCCGAATGCGGCTGATCGCCCTCTCGATGCTCGAGGACGCGGTGACGGCGCTGATCGACCTCGACGAGGACCTCGCGCGCGACGTGATCCAGCGGGACGACGACGTGGACCGCCTGTGGATGGTCGTTTCGCGCATCTTCCGGGCGACGCTTCGCAGCCCCCGGGCGGCCGAAGAACTCGGCGTCTCCCGCGAGGTGTGTTTCGACTACCAGTCCGCGGCCCGACAGCTCGAACGCGTCGCCGACCACGCCACGAAGATCGCCCACCTCTCGCTCAACTTCGACGAGCCGCTTCCCGAGGACGTGACCGAGGCACTCGGCGGCCTCCACGCCGACGCCGCGAACGTCATCGACGTCGCGATGGACGCGCTCTTCCTCGACGGAAGCGACGAGGCGACCCGCGAGGCGAACGAGGCCCGCGAGTCGGTGCAGGGCATCGACAGCCACGCCCGCTCCATCGACGAACTCCTCCGCGAACTCGATCCGACGCGGGCGCAACTGCTCGGTCTCGTCGTCGACTCCCTCTCCCGGAGCGCCGACTACGGCGGCAACATCGCCGAGACGGCGCTACAGAAGGCGGCGCCGACGCCGTAA
- a CDS encoding PstS family phosphate ABC transporter substrate-binding protein has protein sequence MTEESTSGRVSRRKFLAATGTVGAVGLAGCTQSGGGGGGDGGDGELSGTIDIAGSSTVFPLATAMAERFQEEHSEVNINIQSTGSGGGFANHFCPGRTDFNNASRPIQPPEEDACSENGITPVEMTVATDALTVVVNNEADWVDCMTVEELQQIWSAEEPPETWSEVNSDWPDQPLELYGPTDASGTYDYFIEAILGEEGPGHRQDYSATEQDRTIIQGVEGSAGAIGYLGFAYYSQNQDRVKALGIDDGSGCVEPSLETARAGEYTPLARPLFTYAKQEALAEDHVAEFARYWIENASSQDIVADEVGYVPLSDEDQQAAMDALETAIENAQG, from the coding sequence ATGACGGAGGAATCCACGAGTGGACGCGTGTCGCGCCGAAAGTTCCTCGCGGCGACCGGGACGGTCGGCGCCGTCGGGCTCGCCGGCTGTACCCAGAGCGGGGGCGGCGGTGGCGGTGACGGGGGCGACGGCGAACTCTCCGGCACCATCGACATCGCGGGCAGTTCCACGGTGTTCCCGCTCGCGACGGCGATGGCCGAACGGTTCCAGGAGGAGCACTCCGAGGTCAACATCAACATCCAGTCCACGGGGTCGGGCGGCGGCTTCGCGAACCACTTCTGCCCCGGCCGTACCGACTTCAACAACGCGTCGCGGCCCATCCAGCCGCCGGAGGAGGACGCGTGTTCCGAGAACGGTATCACGCCGGTCGAGATGACCGTCGCGACGGACGCGCTGACGGTAGTCGTCAACAACGAGGCCGACTGGGTCGACTGCATGACCGTCGAGGAACTCCAGCAGATCTGGTCGGCCGAAGAACCGCCGGAGACCTGGAGCGAGGTAAACTCCGACTGGCCGGATCAACCCCTCGAACTCTACGGCCCGACGGACGCCTCCGGCACCTACGACTACTTCATCGAGGCCATTCTCGGCGAGGAGGGACCGGGCCACCGCCAGGACTACTCCGCCACCGAGCAGGACCGCACGATCATCCAGGGCGTCGAGGGCTCCGCGGGCGCCATCGGCTACCTCGGCTTCGCGTACTACTCCCAGAACCAGGACCGAGTGAAAGCGCTCGGTATCGACGACGGGAGCGGCTGTGTCGAACCCTCGCTCGAAACGGCGCGTGCCGGCGAGTACACGCCCCTCGCCCGTCCGCTGTTCACCTACGCCAAACAGGAGGCGCTGGCGGAGGACCACGTCGCCGAGTTCGCGCGCTACTGGATCGAGAACGCCAGCAGTCAGGACATCGTCGCCGACGAAGTCGGCTACGTCCCCCTGAGCGACGAGGACCAGCAAGCCGCGATGGACGCCCTCGAGACGGCCATCGAGAACGCCCAGGGCTGA
- the pstC gene encoding phosphate ABC transporter permease subunit PstC: MSTDDLQRDLTRRTENAPQELLTRSFFFLCAVLSIVTTVSIILMLTTEAAKFFTITAPLMGIEGPTASVVDFLTGTEWIINNEQFGVLPLVSATLAITIGSAVVAIPLGVATAIYLSEYASPRAQQVLKPALEVLAGVPTVVYGFFAVVYITPALRTIIPGLGTFNMLSASIVVGIMIIPMVASISEDAMSAVPDSLRQAGYGMGATKFDVSVGIVVPASLSGIFSSFILALSRAIGETMAVTVAAGSQANLLNPLNPAAYLEGALPMTAAMVNLLTGDITGGGVAYRSLFAIGLTLFVITLVMNIISDLVAQRYREEY; this comes from the coding sequence ATGAGTACGGACGACCTACAACGGGACCTCACCCGTCGAACGGAGAACGCACCACAGGAGCTTCTGACGCGCTCGTTTTTCTTCCTGTGTGCGGTGCTGTCCATCGTCACCACCGTCAGCATCATTCTGATGTTGACCACGGAAGCGGCGAAGTTCTTCACCATCACGGCGCCGCTGATGGGCATCGAGGGACCGACCGCCTCGGTCGTCGACTTCCTCACCGGGACCGAGTGGATCATCAACAACGAACAGTTCGGCGTCCTGCCGCTGGTGTCGGCGACGCTCGCCATCACCATCGGGTCGGCCGTCGTCGCCATCCCGCTCGGCGTCGCGACGGCTATCTACCTCAGCGAGTACGCGAGCCCACGCGCCCAGCAGGTGTTGAAGCCGGCGCTCGAAGTGCTCGCCGGCGTCCCGACGGTCGTCTACGGCTTCTTCGCCGTCGTCTACATCACGCCCGCGCTTCGGACCATCATCCCCGGTCTCGGCACCTTCAACATGCTCTCGGCGAGCATCGTCGTCGGCATCATGATCATCCCGATGGTCGCCTCGATCAGCGAGGACGCGATGTCCGCCGTCCCCGACTCCCTCCGGCAGGCCGGCTACGGCATGGGCGCGACGAAGTTCGACGTCTCCGTCGGCATCGTGGTTCCCGCTTCCCTCTCCGGCATCTTCTCCTCTTTCATCCTCGCGCTCTCGCGGGCCATCGGCGAGACGATGGCCGTCACCGTCGCCGCGGGGTCACAGGCCAACCTCCTCAACCCGCTGAACCCGGCCGCGTATCTGGAGGGCGCGCTCCCGATGACCGCCGCGATGGTGAATCTCCTGACCGGCGACATCACCGGCGGCGGCGTCGCCTACCGCAGCCTCTTCGCCATCGGCCTCACGCTCTTCGTCATCACGCTCGTCATGAACATCATCAGCGACCTCGTCGCACAGCGGTACCGGGAGGAGTACTGA
- the pstA gene encoding phosphate ABC transporter permease PstA translates to MATRENVIEDFGHVSRTVGTVFRYLLLAATLFGIVALAVLLVYVANDAIQPLTADPGWHLTFFLTLVVPTLVVGGYLLRADAASFRFGASVVGLLAVSTMFAGGAAMIFVDIVSPVVWFSYVLALAIALAGVVVIERFDRRLPFLARFAGAGGVIVGSLLLVPGLVQALPVYPTDGIMLTLSLGAPVALVVGRYAAAEAGRRGTLLAILAGVVAVGTGEVLGPLLAVGAVPATVLLSVAVVPTGGYAVGAVRRNPGLRSGLAFAATILGGALVGAAAVEAFGFAGPQSWLDWGFLTSAHSGTAADAGLYPAIGGSILLMVTVAALSFPLGVGAAVYLEEYAPDNRFTRFIDVNISNLAGVPSVVYGLLGLGVFVTYLGQPTGTVLIGGATLALLILPIVIISAREALRSVPNEMRQASYGMGATRWQTIKNVVLPRAFPGILTGTILALGRAIGETAPLIMIGAPNVLFSLPTALSSKVSAMPLQVYAWASLFASEPFYQAAVPAGVVVLLIVLLSMNSVAIVLRNKYQNNQ, encoded by the coding sequence ATGGCGACGAGAGAGAACGTCATCGAGGACTTCGGCCACGTCAGCCGGACCGTCGGCACCGTCTTCCGCTATCTCCTGCTCGCGGCGACGCTGTTCGGCATCGTCGCGCTGGCGGTGCTCTTGGTCTACGTCGCCAACGACGCGATCCAGCCGCTGACCGCCGACCCCGGCTGGCATCTCACCTTCTTCCTGACGCTCGTCGTCCCGACGCTCGTCGTCGGTGGGTATCTCCTTCGAGCCGACGCCGCCTCGTTCCGGTTCGGCGCGAGCGTCGTCGGCCTGCTCGCGGTCAGCACGATGTTCGCCGGCGGCGCGGCGATGATCTTCGTCGACATCGTGTCGCCGGTGGTGTGGTTCAGCTACGTCCTCGCGCTCGCCATCGCGCTCGCGGGCGTCGTGGTGATCGAGCGGTTCGACCGTCGGCTCCCCTTCCTCGCGCGCTTCGCGGGCGCGGGCGGGGTCATCGTCGGGTCGCTGCTGCTCGTCCCCGGTCTCGTACAGGCCCTCCCCGTCTACCCCACCGACGGCATCATGCTCACCCTCTCGCTGGGCGCGCCGGTGGCGCTCGTCGTCGGCCGCTACGCCGCCGCGGAGGCGGGACGCCGGGGTACCCTCCTCGCGATTCTGGCGGGCGTCGTCGCCGTCGGCACCGGTGAAGTGCTCGGCCCGCTGCTGGCCGTCGGCGCGGTGCCAGCGACGGTGTTGCTGTCCGTCGCCGTGGTGCCGACGGGTGGCTACGCCGTCGGCGCCGTGCGCCGGAATCCGGGGCTTCGGTCGGGGCTCGCCTTCGCGGCCACGATCCTCGGCGGGGCGCTCGTCGGCGCCGCCGCCGTCGAGGCGTTCGGCTTCGCCGGGCCGCAGTCGTGGCTCGACTGGGGCTTTCTCACCAGCGCCCACAGCGGGACGGCAGCCGACGCTGGCCTCTACCCCGCCATCGGCGGCTCCATCCTCCTGATGGTCACCGTCGCCGCGCTCTCCTTTCCCCTCGGCGTCGGCGCCGCGGTGTATCTGGAGGAGTACGCGCCGGATAACCGCTTCACCCGCTTCATCGACGTGAACATCTCCAATCTCGCTGGCGTCCCCTCCGTCGTGTACGGGCTGCTCGGCCTCGGCGTGTTCGTCACCTATCTCGGCCAGCCGACCGGGACGGTGTTGATCGGGGGGGCGACGCTCGCGCTCCTCATTCTCCCCATCGTCATCATCTCCGCCCGCGAGGCGCTCCGGAGCGTCCCGAACGAGATGCGACAGGCCTCCTACGGGATGGGCGCGACGCGGTGGCAGACGATCAAAAACGTCGTCCTCCCCCGGGCCTTCCCGGGGATTCTGACCGGGACGATCCTGGCGCTCGGCCGCGCCATCGGCGAGACGGCGCCGCTCATCATGATCGGCGCGCCGAACGTCCTCTTCTCCCTGCCGACGGCCCTCTCCTCGAAAGTGAGCGCGATGCCCCTGCAGGTGTACGCCTGGGCGAGCCTCTTCGCCAGCGAACCCTTCTACCAGGCGGCCGTCCCCGCGGGCGTCGTCGTGTTGCTCATCGTCCTGCTCAGCATGAACTCCGTCGCCATCGTGCTGCGCAACAAGTACCAGAACAACCAGTGA